The following proteins come from a genomic window of Nicotiana tomentosiformis chromosome 12, ASM39032v3, whole genome shotgun sequence:
- the LOC104090438 gene encoding polygalacturonase-like yields the protein MSSLAIFSLLFIFLFHLSSAANTMYNIQTFGAKSNGKTDSSKAFLSAWAAACASTSPATIYVPRGSYLIRNAYFYGQTCKSKAITIRIDGTLLAPSDYNVIGNNGNWIKFEKVNGVSIYGGIFDGQGDGLWDCKTSDKNCPKGTTALAFYNSNNIIISGVTAQNSQMFHILVDGCKNVKLQGVKVSAPGNSPNTDGIHVQLSTEVSIMNCHIGTGDDCISIGPGNSNLWIEGIACGPGHGISIGSLGWKLQEPGVQNVTVKSVTFTGTENGVRVKTWARPSNGFVRGVRFQHIVMTDVQNPIIIDQNYCPNHESCPHQGSGVKISDITYQDIHGTSATEVGVKFDCSKVNPCSGITLENVNISYKNHPAEASCVNAGGRASGLEQPTSCL from the exons ATGAGTTCTTTAGCAATTTTCTCACTTCTCTTTATCTTCCTTTTCCACTTATCATCAGCAGCAAATACTATGTACAATATCCAAACATTTGGAGCAAAATCCAATGGAAAAACTGATTCATCAAAAGCATTTCTAAGTGCATGGGCTGCAGCCTGTGCATCCACTAGCCCGGCCACTATTTACGTGCCACGTGGAAGTTACTTGATTCGTAATGCATACTTTTATGGCCAAACATGCAAAAGCAAGGCTATTACTATACGAATTGATGGAACTCTCTTAGCTCCCTCTGATTATAATGTAATTGGCAATAACGGAAATTGGATAAAATTCGAAAAAGTTAACGGAGTTTCCATCTATGGTGGAATCTTTGATGGACAAGGTGATGGTCTTTGGGATTGCAAAACCTCCGACAAGAATTGTCCAAAAGGCACTACG GCACTGGCCTTTTACAACTCAAACAACATCATAATCAGTGGAGTAACTGCACAAAATAGCCAAATGTTTCACATTTTGGTAGATGGATGCAAAAACGTAAAGCTACAAGGAGTGAAGGTCTCAGCTCCAGGAAATAGCCCTAACACCGATGGAATTCACGTACAATTATCGACTGAAGTCAGTATTATGAACTGTCATATTGGTACTGGAGATGATTGTATTTCAATTGGCCCTGGAAATTCCAACTTATGGATCGAAGGCATTGCTTGTGGCCCTGGCCACGGAATCAG CATTGGAAGCTTAGGTTGGAAATTACAAGAGCCTGGAGTCCAAAATGTAACAGTAAAGAGTGTTACCTTCACTGGAACAGAAAATGGTGTAAGAGTAAAAACTTGGGCAAGGCCTAGCAATGGCTTTGTAAGAGGTGTTCGCTTTCAACATATAGTTATGACTGATGTTCAAAATCCTATTATCATAGACCAAAATTATTGCCCTAATCATGAAAGTTGTCCTCATCAG GGATCGGGCGTAAAAATAAGTGATATAACGTATCAAGACATACATGGAACATCAGCTACAGAAGTTGGAGTAAAATTTGATTGTAGCAAAGTGAATCCATGCAGTGGAATAACACTTGAAAATGTGAATATAAGTTACAAAAATCATCCAGCTGAAGCTTCATGTGTTAATGCTGGTGGAAGAGCTTCTGGTTTAGAACAACCTACAAGCTGCTTATAA